TAATGGGGGCTCTGCTTCGGGTTGTGGCTCTGGCTCAACATCTTGCTCGGGCTCAGGATCAGGTTCCGTAGGACTAGGGACATCGATTAACGTTGGTGTGGGTGTAGGAGCCAATGGTGGCACTAACGGCGGGTCAGATTGCGACACTGGCTCTGGGTCAAACTATGGCTCTAGCACAGGCTCAAGCTCTGGCTACGGGTCGGGTGGAGTTTCCTACCGCTCACGTGGTCATGGCGGGTCTTCTAGTATTGGGTCAGGTTCGGGGGTTGGTTTAGGAGCAACTTCTGGTGTTGGTGCCGGTTCTAATGTTGGGCCAAGTGGTGGTTGCTCGACTTGTGGTTCTGGTTCTAGGTCGGGATCAGGTGCGGGTGGGGGTTCATATTCTGGATCAAATAGCGGCTCGTCATCGAGTTCTGGCTCTGGTTCAAACTCAAATTCAATTGGAGGGTCAGGATCAAGTTCGGGTGCTGGCTCTGGCTCAAGTGCAAGCTCAGGTTATGGTGGCTCTAGTTCTGGTTCTATGTCAGGATCTGGTTCAAGTTCATCATCCGGTTCCACAGGGATGTCATATGGTTCATCAGGTCAATATTTATTCTTGTACAATCATGTTGCAGCAAGGTAGAATTTGCATGCCTTTCTTGCACTTAGACTAATTAAAATGTTCTCATTTTAGGTGCTGGCTCATTCAGTGGATCAAGCAGCGGTTCAAACTCTAATGCCGGCTCCATGTCAGGTGCAAACTCAGGAGCCGGTTCAAGCTCTAGTGCATATGGTGCATCAGGCAGTGGATCAAACTCCATGTCGGATTCAGGGTCAAGCTCAGGTTCATCCAAACTATCCAATATATGGTTATACATTTAGGCacagtttctttttcttttgtaaggTTTATAGATTATCACGGACATGTTTCCCAAGCTTTTAAAtgctgcatttttttaaaaaaaactatatataagttttttagaattaattttgaaacaacttttAAATTTCTAATTTCATTCGTTTGTACCCTCATATATTATCATAAAACCAGTTAATATAATCCATTATCCATTCATCCATCCAGCTCAAAAGAACTGAGCGTGACAAATATATGTATCGCTAACAGCCGCTAAGTTGTGTCTCTAAATACAAAACAATCATACTTAATATGCACTGAATGGTAGCTATTTATCTTGCTGCAGGATCGGTTAGTGCTTCCGGAAGTGGGTCGTCCAACTCTGGTGCAGGTTCAGGTTCCAGCTCTTCTTCATGGTCCGGTTCTAATTCTGGCTCTGGCACAATGTCGGGAATTGACGCTCCGTCAAGTACAGGAACATCGTCTACTGCTGAATCAAACTCTGGATCCGCCACCTCTGTCACCGGTGCAAACTCAGGCTCATATTCAAGCGCATGGTCCAACTCCAACTCCAACTCCGGCTCGACTATGCCATCTGGTATAGGGGTTGCTTCTAATGCTGGCTCTAGCTCAGGTTCTTGGTCTAATGCTGGCTCAAACACTGGCACACTCTCTGGGGCTGGATCCTCTAACTGGTCAAGCTCGACGTCCGGGTCTACCTCAAGCTCAGGTTTAGGTGGTGGGCAAGGGGTTGGAAGCAGATTCGGTTCCGGAGCCCAACCGACTTTTGGTatgggtggaggaggtgggttTGGAGCGGGTTACGGAtttggagccggagccggaggttGGGGTAAGCACCATTAAGATAAGGTGTTGGGCAGAttcttatataaaaaagaaggGGGTGAGAATTTTGGATCCCCTTGCTCTCATGGTTGATTTACATGTTGTATTGAGTTCCCTGGGAATAAGCGATCATCAGTTTTCAGTACGCTCAGTTCCTCTTGTACACTAGCAGTAGCTGCTCTTTGTTTCCAACAAAATGCTTGAATCGTTGTGGTCATCGTGACGCATCAGTACGTACTTCTTCATATGTACCGGCAGATGCTATCTTGGAATGAAATCATGAAATCTTTGTGACCATTTTACTTCTGGGGGATGATGTCCAGTTCCTCGCAACAAATACAGACGTTGCTTGAACGTGCGTGCAACACAACCCACCACGCACGATTCCCATCACTACGATTAACCCCGACAcgtgacacacacacacacacaccaaccCATCACACTTTGCTTGTACTTTGgacgaaaaaagaaaaggagaggagaaaacCCAACCAAAAAGCACCCAAACCTACCTGCATTTTGGGGCACCGgcgccgcacgcgcgcgcaccCTGCCGATCCACCGAAGACAGCACAGAGGCACGCAAGCACCGCACCGCACCGTCCCCCTGAtcacccctccccctcccgcaaCGTGAAAATGCCGGAAAAACCCGCGCTTCTCCCGTGATCCCGAGTACCCGCGCTCGCCGATGCTTTTCCACCGATCCGGGGGACGACGACGCGCGCCCGGCATGGCGCTGGCTGGATACCCACGCGAGCACTCCGCCGCACTACGGCGGGGGCATGGGCACTACACGCGGATCGGACCACCAGGCGCGGGTGCGCGGCACGGGGGGCATGCGACAcatccgcgcgcgcgcgcgatcaTCCTGCACtagttgttgctgctgcggtCACGTACGTACCGACGACGTAGTACGACGTACGTGCCGTGTCGGCTCACGCGGCAAACTGGACGACGGGACACGGGAAGTATACATAGCTAAGCTGGCGGCATGCTGCGTGCAGCCGGAATGAAAACCGGAACCCCATGCTGCGTGCGAACCGGTGGTGTGCATGCTGGTCGCACTGAGATGACAGGTGCGCGCGTAATCTCTGTTAATTCGTCCCTCGATTTGgacagcatatatatatggataGGGCGATGGGCTGATCCTGACCTTCGTACCTATATTTAATTTCTGTCCATATATTTATCTCACTAAAATAAGTAAATTATTATTTGTGGAGTACAACAGATTGACAGAATAATATTTATCCCATTAAGATAAGTAGATTATTCCATACATGTACAGTATAACAGAAGTGATAAGCGGCAGATACATCACCTATTAATACGAGCACTTGTATTAAGCTTACAATTTCTCTAGTTGGATAggtttcaacaaaaaaaaaaatctaagagcAATCTTCGCTTCGCTCCACATGAAACTTAAAGGTTGTATACTTGTAATTTTTTATGAGGGTTTTTACCGTCCAGCGGATAGGGGTGGTACCGGGCGGTACCAATTTCTGGCCGTTGGATCCTGGCCGATCTAACGGCTAGGATTTGTCGGGACCGGCTGGTACCAATTCACCCCATAAGTTAGTACCGCACAGTGAAGAGGGGCGGAGGGGTAATAGTGTAATTTCGCGTGGCATGGACGGATGAGGCGGGCAATTCATCGACATCGTTTCCTGGAGGAGGTCCCGAATcagtcggcggtggcggagtcGATCCAGACGGCGGAGAAGGCTTCAACGGCGATGGTGGAGTCGAGGGCGACGGTGGAGTGGCTCCCTGGTGGCGGATTTGTTCCCCCCGCAACGAGGGCGGCGGAGTGGGAGTGGTGTCGTCGATCCCGTCGatcccgacggcggcggtgcggccaAGGAGGTGTGgccacacggcggcggcggagtggagTGGCGACCATGGAGATGGAGCTGGTCTCACACCCACCTTGACCACCGCGATTCGCCGGCGCTGGAAAAGGATGGAAAACGAGCGAGATGAGGGCGACGGCAGATGACCATGACaagctcttctctctctcaaacaAAATCTGATTCCTATCGTAACCCCAGTGTATTCAACGGCTAGATTTCAACAGGTACTGCCCGATACCTGTACCGGCCGGTACATTCCGTTGGACAGAAGCAAAACTCTTTTTTTATACTAGCATATTTgtaaattctttttttaaacaaGTATATACTTGTAATTTTGAAAGCACTTTACATAACAAAGTGTTACTCCCTACTTCTGGAGGAGCTTGATCGAGGAGGGCTCATTTATGAATTTTATGAGCCAGGCAACTACCTCGAATTTACTTGTCCTTTATCACCAGCGGCGCCAAGTTAATGTCTGAGATAGATTCACATCAACTGATCAACAGATAAATTGACATGAGCCCAGTCGGTCATGAGCTCACCATGGGGTACCTATCCTCCTCCGGACCCTCCCTGtcttcatgcattgtcttcacGCATGCAATGCACTGCACATGGATGGTTATGCAACAGCGAGCCGATCTCAATGTGTACAGTAAGCAGAGTAAAGTAATGTTTCCTCTGCCCAACCATTCATTATAGCCTGAGCCCCATAGTCCCATACTGTACTAGTCAACTAATAGTGCATATATACTGAAGTACATTCAACGCAGGAAGTGCAACACCTATGCACATGTGAACCGATCGGGCTGAAATGAAAGCCGTAGCACCATTTTGCTTTCGCCCGTTAAACTGATCGGTACGtacgcaaaaaaaaagatacatttCATCAAGTAATCCGTGGCAGAGCTAGCAATGTCGTTGAGCCCGAACGGCGAAGATACCATGCCAGAACCACTCACCTCTGACGATCCACCATTACTCGTCACGGATTGAAGTTATAAGATCAATAATCTTTAACAGGATCAAACCGGTTAAGACCTTGTTCGATTAATCCCTATGTGGAAGAGATTGGATGGAATTTATTCCACAGTTATTATAGTGTGGAATTATTCTGCCTCAATCTCTTCCAATCCTGTTCGATCCTCTCTAACCGAACAAAGCCTAACAGGGTTTGAGTCCGTCTTACGTGAACCGATCTGACGTAGTGAGAGAGCTGTCGTTGATCATCGACATAGCGGAGGCCGGCGGTGACTGAAGTGGGGTTGGGTTGACCGGGCGGGCGGGTGGCTGCTGGCTGCTCAAGTCGTTGGGAGATTGGCAGGtgaggcgatcgatcgatcgagcatggACTCATTCCCGGGCTGCGGCCATGAGCGAATTCAAGTCGGTCGCACGCGTGCGCTCTGCTCTTTGCGGCGACTGACCCGCGGTTTCGCCCGCTGGTTTCCCCACCGTACACAGTAGTAGTATATTCCGTTCTATAGACTGTTTGGCACCACACGTTTCTCTACGTGAGGTTTCCTGTTGTGTACTACTACTGTACTATATCTTGTACTAGGCCCGTGGTGATTGGATCATGCATATGATTGGCACATCTAATAGAAAATCCTTTGAAGTGTtataggaaaaagaaaaagaaaatataatctACTGTACTTAGGAACATTTTAATGTAATCATTTCAGGTACTGCATGTCTGCATGTGTCGAAACGGATGGCCAGAAACATTATTTTTAAGctatacttcctctgtcccataTAAATTGCAATTTTGGCTCTCAGGCTTTGTCGCATAAATACTGTAATTCTAATCACGTGGGACCCAACAAATTGATTAATCTAAATATGTTTCCTTATGGTCTCCCAGCCTTCCATCCCGCAATCTTCCTTTTAATCTAAAATTGTTTTCTTAATTGTCTCAAACTTCTTTTTAATcaattatatatatggaatgtGTGCATCTATTGTGTTCATTAAATAAGGtcattgtggtcatttttcaatCCTACTATTTTGTCCTAAATTAGCTAGAAGTGCAAtttatatgggacggaggtagtaatttatttattttcatcacatatatatatacacacacctcATCAATCTGAACTTAGACATCCATATTAAGATATTCTAACCTCGATACAAAACAGAGTAAAATAGACGAATGAAACCATCCTCTATTTCGTTTTAGCTCCACCCTAGATGTAATATATCTTGATCGGTTCGCGTTCAAAGTATTCAATTTTGTTTATGATGAATGGATTAATGGAGTAATGGAACCGCTTCCCGAGCCTTTTACATGgtgcgattttttttaaacataagctttatatatatatatatatatatatatatatatatatatatatatatatatatatatatatatgaatttattGTAATATTGTTTCAAACTCACTTTTAGTTCTATAATATTTAATTCGTTTATTTTCACCCATAAATAATTATTATGAATATTTCAACCATTCAACCATTCCACAAAATAACACACTGATGTTTTTTCATaggaaaaattgcaaaaaaaaaacatcctagATGTCACGGTGAGTTTGAGATCCCCCTAAAAGACGATTCGTTGCAAATACCCTCTTTCTAATTCACATTAGTTTAATATTCCTCCTAAATTACCATTGTTCATGTAGTTTTTTCCTCTTCCTCAATTATTGTTACTCATCCATTCTCATGGCCATTAACTACATACGCGCTCATATTGATACTAATAGACGAGGACCCGTGGTCATCACTCATGTCGACCAGACGCGATGACATGACCATGGCATCCCCACTCATGGCGGCCTACCAAGAAGCATATCGTTAGTGGCGGTGATCACGAGTCTTCGCTCTTAGACATAAGGGTCGCCGAAGATAAGCTGATGCGTTTGCCTCATAGGGTTTAGCGGCGTCTGATTTCTTTGGCACATTCAAGATAAGAAATACGATCATAATGCTTTGTCATTAGAATGGACAATTAACAAATAATTAGGGAAGAGGGAAGAAACATGTGAATTGAGGAGGAATATCACACTAATGTGAATTAGGAGAGGGTATGTGCAACTGAATCGTCTTATAAGAAGAAATCAGAATGACATATGGGATGTGTTCTACAATTTTTCGTTTTTCATATAAAAAAGGGGTCGGAGCTAGGAAGTAGTTTCATCGGCGATATTTGATTCCTCTTCTACCTCCTGAGACACACTGCTCACAACTCACAAGGTCTGCGAATGCGATGTGCACGTAATTAATGGTCAGAGATGGCCGTAACACACATCGCTCTGCAATCTGCATTACTCCGTGCGTTGAataaagggtgtgtttagttcacgctaaaattagaagtttaattgaaactggaacgatgtgatagaaaagttagaagtttagccctgtttagtttcaaagtgtttttctaaacttccaactttccatcacatcgaacatttcatacacacacaacttttctatcacatcgtaccagtttcaaccaaacttccaaacttcagtgtgaactaaacatagcctttgtatgtgtaggaaagttttgatgtgatgaaaaagttaaaagtttgaagaaaaattttaaaagtaaacTCAGCCAAACTCGACAGCTTGGGAAAAAAAACCCCCAACTCGACAGCTCGGGGGAAaaaaggaggggaaaaaaacCAACTCCCAACTGCACCTGAACGCGAGAAACGCAGTCAACTTGTTGGCAATTTCTTCTTGGCGGACGCGACCAAATGCGAGACGAGGCCTTGTACAATGTACACGCTGCATTCATTGGGCGGTGAGTGGTGTGTGCGTACAACgtactcactccgtttcaaaatatttgataccgttgactttttagtatgtgtttgaccatttatcttatttaaaaaatttaagtaattatttattatttttatattatttgattcattattaaatatacttttatgtacatatatagttttacatattttataaaatttttttaataaaacgaatggttaaatatgtgctaaaaaattaacggtgtcaaacaatttgaaacggaggaataCTGTACTAGCGTGATCAGGCTACTCCCAATCCCCAATCGGCGGTGGCCGGTGGCCATgccctgcagcagcagcagcagcagcctatGCCCTGTGGGAATCCCTGATGATGGTATCTGAATATCTGAAATATGATCATGCGCAGCTGGTGACGAGAGATCGGTGCGTGCCCACGAGGCGTAGCAGGAGTTCTCTCAATCTACTAGCGCAAAGGATATTTTCTTCAACCTTTTCTGAATCCACAATATATAGCTGCGCCGGGGCCGCGCGTTTGCAGCGTTTCTGACGCATGAACCTCTGCAGAACTCGCAGGAAATTAACAATACCGAGTGTTCTGTTTTTCCTCAGATATAAATAACTGAGGTTTTACATATTTCCTCCTACGGAAGCCGTTCCTGACATGTAAAACAAATCCTCGTAGATCCATACGTCAGAGGCACACGTCTGTTAGAGCAGCCTCATATTGACTATTGCTGATCAAGCTAACGGGTACTCTGTCATGAAATACAGTATAAGGTATTTTAAAATAACGTGAcactactacgaatctagatagagAGTATGTACTAGAAAGTGTCACATCCTactaaaatcttttatattataagacgtaGAGAGGACATTCTACAAACTCGTCACAtcccactaaaattttttatattagaGACGCAGAGAGTACATTCTATAAACTCTTGATTTACTACTAGTGCTCTCGTATATCCTCAGGCTAATTAACTTTATCATATATTCAGTCAATTAGCCGAGAAACGgtaggggtcttccggctagctttATAAGGTGGTGGGATAAGCGGCCTGAGTTCGAAGCctctctctttttatttatttgatattatgtcATTCAAATTTGTCGAAGTTTTAAAGGGCCACAGTAGTAGCACTAGTACTCCAGTCGCTAAGCATGTGCactgttgcatttttttttcccagTGAGCTCGTGGGGCGTAGTACGAGCGTAGTAGGCACGAGGAGAGTTCAGAGAAAAATGTGACTTGAGTACGTGCCATTGCCGCCCGTAGTATGTGAGCATATTAATGAGACGGATGTGAGTCAATTGCACATGAACATTACTCCCGGTTGGCAGATGTGGCAGACTGGCACGCTGCAATCAATGTGTCGTAGGCAGGACGGCCGATGGAAGAGCTCACTCTCTCCGTCATCAGAAATGGAGTAAGATTTAATCCATTTTAAAACAATAAATCTGATTGTAACATTCTGACACGAAGAAAGTAGCAATCTAAAATTCGATGGGAGATAACCTAGTATAACAAATATAGATGGATCTGTTCATGTTCGTACTACATTGTATCTAATTtaatttagggggtgtttaggaGAGATGGGCTAAAGTTACACTGTTACTACctctgtattttaatgtatgacgtcgttgattttttttttcaatgtttgaccattcgtcttactaaaaaaatatgtaattatcatttattttattgtgacttgattcatcatcaaatattctttaagcatgacataaatattttcatatttgcaaaaaaaattgaataaaacaaatgttCAAACGTTggtaaaaaagtcaacggtgtcatgcaataaaatatggagggagtatattatataAT
The Oryza sativa Japonica Group chromosome 6, ASM3414082v1 DNA segment above includes these coding regions:
- the LOC4341701 gene encoding uncharacterized protein; this translates as MASHRAAVFAVLTLLLSVAAIAMARPIRRSDLGLGLGANGGLGVGLGLDIGLGGSGSASSSGQGSGYGAWSGPNGGSYTASGHGLGLGSGYGYGSGSAYGAGNGGSASGCGSGSTSCSGSGSGSVGLGTSINVGVGVGANGGTNGGSDCDTGSGSNYGSSTGSSSGYGSGGVSYRSRGHGGSSSIGSGSGVGLGATSGVGAGSNVGPSGGCSTCGSGSRSGSGAGGGSYSGSNSGSSSSSGSGSNSNSIGGSGSSSGAGSGSSASSGYGGSSSGSMSGSGSSSSSGSTGMSYGSSGAGSFSGSSSGSNSNAGSMSGANSGAGSSSSAYGASGSGSNSMSDSGSSSGSVSASGSGSSNSGAGSGSSSSSWSGSNSGSGTMSGIDAPSSTGTSSTAESNSGSATSVTGANSGSYSSAWSNSNSNSGSTMPSGIGVASNAGSSSGSWSNAGSNTGTLSGAGSSNWSSSTSGSTSSSGLGGGQGVGSRFGSGAQPTFGMGGGGGFGAGYGFGAGAGGWGKHH